One stretch of bacterium DNA includes these proteins:
- a CDS encoding site-specific DNA-methyltransferase, with translation MREYGNSKTNEWVNRLIWGDNLPVLEALIHDSQVFGKVRLIYIDPPFATNQTFRIGNGGRTATISSSDYDDHAYHDKILGRDYIEFLRKRVALLRELLADDGSIYVHIDCKVGHYVKVMLDEVFGQENFINDITRIKCNPKNFSRKGYGNLKDMILFYSKSKDYIWNEPHVKMADEEILRLFPKVDKNGNRYTTTPLHAPGETRNGKTGQLWKELLPPKGRHWRVSPEELDKLDKAGRIEWSSTGNPRRIIYAHEKVLKGKKLQDIWEFKDPQYPSYPTEKNLDMLKLIVEASSNPNDIVLDCFAGSGTTLVAAERKGRRWIGIDSSQAAIRVIENRMLFEGKFSPISVFRVDEDL, from the coding sequence ATGAGAGAATATGGGAATTCGAAAACTAATGAATGGGTAAATCGTCTTATTTGGGGTGATAATCTTCCTGTTTTAGAAGCCCTGATTCATGATTCCCAAGTTTTTGGAAAAGTCAGATTAATCTATATTGATCCACCCTTTGCGACCAATCAGACTTTTCGTATCGGGAACGGAGGAAGAACGGCGACGATAAGCTCCAGCGACTACGACGATCATGCATATCATGACAAGATATTGGGAAGAGATTACATTGAGTTCCTTCGAAAACGAGTTGCCTTGTTACGAGAATTGCTTGCGGACGACGGAAGTATATATGTTCATATAGACTGCAAAGTAGGCCATTATGTAAAAGTCATGCTGGATGAAGTTTTCGGCCAGGAAAATTTTATCAATGACATTACACGGATTAAATGTAACCCTAAAAACTTTTCAAGAAAAGGATACGGAAATCTTAAGGATATGATTCTTTTCTATTCAAAGAGCAAGGATTACATCTGGAATGAACCTCACGTAAAGATGGCGGATGAAGAAATACTTAGACTTTTTCCCAAAGTAGATAAGAATGGAAACAGATATACCACTACGCCTCTTCACGCGCCGGGTGAAACGCGAAACGGAAAAACGGGTCAGCTCTGGAAGGAATTGTTGCCTCCTAAAGGGAGGCATTGGAGAGTATCCCCTGAAGAACTGGATAAGCTTGACAAGGCAGGTAGAATTGAATGGTCTTCGACCGGGAATCCGCGGAGGATCATTTACGCCCATGAAAAGGTCTTAAAAGGTAAAAAGCTTCAAGACATATGGGAGTTTAAAGACCCCCAGTACCCTTCTTATCCTACCGAAAAAAACCTTGATATGCTTAAGCTAATCGTCGAAGCTTCATCTAATCCTAACGATATAGTTCTCGACTGTTTTGCTGGTTCAGGTACTACACTTGTTGCAGCTGAGCGTAAAGGTAGAAGGTGGATTGGCATAGATTCATCCCAAGCAGCAATAAGGGTAATAGAAAATCGGATGCTTTTTGAAGGCAAGTTTTCCCCTATCAGCGTTTTTAGGGTGGATGAGGATTTATGA